A portion of the Magnolia sinica isolate HGM2019 chromosome 17, MsV1, whole genome shotgun sequence genome contains these proteins:
- the LOC131230801 gene encoding glycine-rich RNA-binding protein GRP1A-like translates to MASADVEYCCFVGGLAWATDDLSLERAFSSFGEVIESKIISDRETRRLRGFGFITFSNEQSIRDAIEGMNGQNLDGRSITVNEAQSRGSGSGCGDGGGGGFRNSGRRSSDGYGGGGGGGY, encoded by the coding sequence ATGGCATCTGCTGACGTTGAATACTGTTGCTTTGTTGGAGGGCTTGCATGGGCTACCGATGACCTCTCTCTTGAAAGGGCTTTTAGCTCATTCGGAGAAGTTATCGAATCTAAGATTATTAGTGACCGTGAGACGAGGAGATTGAGGGGCTTTGGATTCATCACCTTCAGCAACGAACAGTCCATAAGGGATGCCATTGAAGGGATGAATGGACAGAACCTTGACGGGAGGAGCATCACTGTCAATGAGGCTCAGTCCAGGGGAAGCGGCAGTGGCTGTGGCGATGGCGGTGGCGGAGGATTCCGTAACAGTGGTCGCCGTAGCAGTGATGGCTATGGCGGGGGTGGTGGAGGGGgttattga